Proteins from one Chelonia mydas isolate rCheMyd1 chromosome 14, rCheMyd1.pri.v2, whole genome shotgun sequence genomic window:
- the EME1 gene encoding crossover junction endonuclease EME1 isoform X2 translates to MSLQSDEGDVEELPNFTFLKQQSPAVKSSSRRRRRWQPPSEERVVVVCSSDSEESSPPSPELEKFPGSQDSDRASSCKDVIARLSSESEEEEEIIPLSERLRGKLVNNKSSKTSILLSEAQQLSSCDAVCKARGTVLHQNYEQEVTDCREQLLPKASDTQTRTPVSSWEVSDSDQDDAIQDSKRIPLHQPLVCLSDSPARSSRSLVAEASSEMSPPQKKSKRSQEERERARQAVLQKRREREVQKGQREQERERKKALANMLKAQRPEECLKYITVVLDPVLLQVEGGGQVLSALQSMNCGCVIESQAVPCSITWRRRRARSSQVEEGSWIEEPNILVLLRLEDFVSMIYSYRQEVQGDTEGPKETLRSFVACVMERAPRKTLALAVVELEKYFRSHKVQSRKKLRQAALNGSQVEGQRKRKKRKEKGDSGPELSRVEVEEALVDLQLHTGVQVRILESWKELGDFASMFTKAVAEAPFKQEREKTGFSFYLESEWCRGVKVDRSGKGLSQVWKRQIQQFNRVSLEMASAIVAAYPSPLLLDQAYCRCLSEREQQNMLADIPVRRGNGVTATSRRIGPELSKRIYLQMTSHHPDLSLDVTG, encoded by the exons ATGTCCTTGCAGTCGGATGAGGGCGACGTCGAGGAGCTGCCAAACTTCACTTTCCTAAAGCAACAGTCTCCTGCGGTAAaaagcagcagccgccgccgccgccgctggcAGCCTCCCTCAGAGGAGAGAGTTGTGGTGGTCTGCAGCTCTGACTCTGAGGagtcctctcctccttccccggAGTTGGAAAAGttccctggcagccaggattCTGACCGAGCCAGCTCTTGTAAGGATGTGATTGCAAGGCTAAGCAGCGagagtgaggaggaagaggagataaTCCCCTTGTCTGAAAGGCTAAGGGGGAAATTGGTGAACAACAAGTCCTCCAAAACTAGTATTTTGCTTTCTGAGGCCCAGCAACTGAGTAGCTGTGATGCAGTGTGTAAAGCTAGGGGTACTGTGCTCCATCAGAACTATGAACAAGAGGTTACTGACTGCAGAGAGCAGTTGCTGCCAAAGGCTTCTGACACCCAGACAAGAACACCTGTCTCATCCTGGGAAGTGTCAGATAGTGACCAAGATGATGCCATACAGGATTCCAAGAGGATACCTTTGCACCAGCCTCTAGTTTGTCTGTCAGACTCTCCAGCCCGGAGTAGCAGGTCTCTGGTGGCAGAGGCAAGTTCAGAAATGTCCCCTCCTCAGAAGAAGTCAAAACGCagccaggaggagagagagagggctcgTCAGGCTGTGTTGCAGAAGAGGAGAGAGCGGGAAGTGCAGAAGGGGCAGCGGGAGCAGGAGCGAGAGAGGAAAAAGGCACTTGCCAATATGCTGAAGGCCCAGCGACCAGAAGAGTGCCTGAAATACATAACAGTGGTGCTGGATCCAG TTCTCTTACAGGTAGAAGGTGGTGGGCAAGTCCTCAGTGCTTTGCAGTCCATGAACTGTGGCTGTGTGATTGAGAGTCAGGCTGTTCCCTGTAGCAtcacctggaggaggaggagggctagGTCATCTCAG GTTGAAGAAGGCAGCTGGATAGAAGAACCCAATATCCTGGTTCTGCTTCGCCTGGAGGATTTTGTATCCATGATCTACAGCTAcaggcag GAAGTCCAGGGTGACACAGAAGGACCGAAAGAGACTTTACGGAGCTTCGTAGCTTGTGTCATGGAGAGAGCTCCTAGGAAAACTCTAGCGCTGGCTGTAGTTGAACTAGAAAAATATTTCCG ATCTCACAAAGTTCAGTCCCGGAAGAAGCTGCGGCAGGCAGCACTGAATGGAAGCCAAGTAGAAGGACAAAGGAAACGGAAAAAACGGAAGGAAAAGGGGGATTCTGGCCCAGAGCTGTCCAGGGTGGAAGTGGAAGAA GCATTGGTGGATCTACAGCTTCACACAGGAGTCCAGGTTCGAATCCTTGAGAGTTGGAAGGAACTTGGAGACTTTGCCAGTATGTTCACCAAAGCTGTAGCTGAAGCACCATTCAA GCAAGAGCGAGAGAAGACCGGCTTTTCCTTCTACCTGGAGAGTGAGTGGTGTAGGGGAGTGAAGGTGGACCGCTCCGGGAAGGGACTCTCGCAGGTTTGGAAGAGGCAGATCCAACAGTTCAACCGGGTCAGTCTGGAGATGGCCAGCGCCATTGTAGCCGCATACCCTTCTCCTCTGCTTCTGGATCAG GCCTATTGTAGATGCCTTTCAGAGCGGGAGCAACAGAACATGCTCGCTGACATACCTGTGCGCCGTGGCAATGGTGTAACTGCCACATCGCGGCGGATTGGACCAGAACTCTCCAAACGGATTTACCTGCAGATGACCTCACACCATCCTGATCTCTCTTTGGATGTCACTGGCTAG
- the EME1 gene encoding crossover junction endonuclease EME1 isoform X1, whose product MSLQSDEGDVEELPNFTFLKQQSPAVKSSSRRRRRWQPPSEERVVVVCSSDSEESSPPSPELEKFPGSQDSDRASSCKDVIARLSSESEEEEEIIPLSERLRGKLVNNKSSKTSILLSEAQQLSSCDAVCKARGTVLHQNYEQEVTDCREQLLPKASDTQTRTPVSSWEVSDSDQDDAIQDSKRIPLHQPLVCLSDSPARSSRSLVAEASSEMSPPQKKSKRSQEERERARQAVLQKRREREVQKGQREQERERKKALANMLKAQRPEECLKYITVVLDPVLLQVEGGGQVLSALQSMNCGCVIESQAVPCSITWRRRRARSSQQVEEGSWIEEPNILVLLRLEDFVSMIYSYRQEVQGDTEGPKETLRSFVACVMERAPRKTLALAVVELEKYFRSHKVQSRKKLRQAALNGSQVEGQRKRKKRKEKGDSGPELSRVEVEEALVDLQLHTGVQVRILESWKELGDFASMFTKAVAEAPFKQEREKTGFSFYLESEWCRGVKVDRSGKGLSQVWKRQIQQFNRVSLEMASAIVAAYPSPLLLDQAYCRCLSEREQQNMLADIPVRRGNGVTATSRRIGPELSKRIYLQMTSHHPDLSLDVTG is encoded by the exons ATGTCCTTGCAGTCGGATGAGGGCGACGTCGAGGAGCTGCCAAACTTCACTTTCCTAAAGCAACAGTCTCCTGCGGTAAaaagcagcagccgccgccgccgccgctggcAGCCTCCCTCAGAGGAGAGAGTTGTGGTGGTCTGCAGCTCTGACTCTGAGGagtcctctcctccttccccggAGTTGGAAAAGttccctggcagccaggattCTGACCGAGCCAGCTCTTGTAAGGATGTGATTGCAAGGCTAAGCAGCGagagtgaggaggaagaggagataaTCCCCTTGTCTGAAAGGCTAAGGGGGAAATTGGTGAACAACAAGTCCTCCAAAACTAGTATTTTGCTTTCTGAGGCCCAGCAACTGAGTAGCTGTGATGCAGTGTGTAAAGCTAGGGGTACTGTGCTCCATCAGAACTATGAACAAGAGGTTACTGACTGCAGAGAGCAGTTGCTGCCAAAGGCTTCTGACACCCAGACAAGAACACCTGTCTCATCCTGGGAAGTGTCAGATAGTGACCAAGATGATGCCATACAGGATTCCAAGAGGATACCTTTGCACCAGCCTCTAGTTTGTCTGTCAGACTCTCCAGCCCGGAGTAGCAGGTCTCTGGTGGCAGAGGCAAGTTCAGAAATGTCCCCTCCTCAGAAGAAGTCAAAACGCagccaggaggagagagagagggctcgTCAGGCTGTGTTGCAGAAGAGGAGAGAGCGGGAAGTGCAGAAGGGGCAGCGGGAGCAGGAGCGAGAGAGGAAAAAGGCACTTGCCAATATGCTGAAGGCCCAGCGACCAGAAGAGTGCCTGAAATACATAACAGTGGTGCTGGATCCAG TTCTCTTACAGGTAGAAGGTGGTGGGCAAGTCCTCAGTGCTTTGCAGTCCATGAACTGTGGCTGTGTGATTGAGAGTCAGGCTGTTCCCTGTAGCAtcacctggaggaggaggagggctagGTCATCTCAG CAGGTTGAAGAAGGCAGCTGGATAGAAGAACCCAATATCCTGGTTCTGCTTCGCCTGGAGGATTTTGTATCCATGATCTACAGCTAcaggcag GAAGTCCAGGGTGACACAGAAGGACCGAAAGAGACTTTACGGAGCTTCGTAGCTTGTGTCATGGAGAGAGCTCCTAGGAAAACTCTAGCGCTGGCTGTAGTTGAACTAGAAAAATATTTCCG ATCTCACAAAGTTCAGTCCCGGAAGAAGCTGCGGCAGGCAGCACTGAATGGAAGCCAAGTAGAAGGACAAAGGAAACGGAAAAAACGGAAGGAAAAGGGGGATTCTGGCCCAGAGCTGTCCAGGGTGGAAGTGGAAGAA GCATTGGTGGATCTACAGCTTCACACAGGAGTCCAGGTTCGAATCCTTGAGAGTTGGAAGGAACTTGGAGACTTTGCCAGTATGTTCACCAAAGCTGTAGCTGAAGCACCATTCAA GCAAGAGCGAGAGAAGACCGGCTTTTCCTTCTACCTGGAGAGTGAGTGGTGTAGGGGAGTGAAGGTGGACCGCTCCGGGAAGGGACTCTCGCAGGTTTGGAAGAGGCAGATCCAACAGTTCAACCGGGTCAGTCTGGAGATGGCCAGCGCCATTGTAGCCGCATACCCTTCTCCTCTGCTTCTGGATCAG GCCTATTGTAGATGCCTTTCAGAGCGGGAGCAACAGAACATGCTCGCTGACATACCTGTGCGCCGTGGCAATGGTGTAACTGCCACATCGCGGCGGATTGGACCAGAACTCTCCAAACGGATTTACCTGCAGATGACCTCACACCATCCTGATCTCTCTTTGGATGTCACTGGCTAG
- the EME1 gene encoding crossover junction endonuclease EME1 isoform X3 gives MSLQSDEGDVEELPNFTFLKQQSPAVKSSSRRRRRWQPPSEERVVVVCSSDSEESSPPSPELEKFPGSQDSDRASSCKDVIARLSSESEEEEEIIPLSERLRGKLVNNKSSKTSILLSEAQQLSSCDAVCKARGTVLHQNYEQEVTDCREQLLPKASDTQTRTPVSSWEVSDSDQDDAIQDSKRIPLHQPLVCLSDSPARSSRSLVAEASSEMSPPQKKSKRSQEERERARQAVLQKRREREVQKGQREQERERKKALANMLKAQRPEECLKYITVVLDPVLLQVEGGGQVLSALQSMNCGCVIESQAVPCSITWRRRRARSSQQVEEGSWIEEPNILVLLRLEDFVSMIYSYRQGDTEGPKETLRSFVACVMERAPRKTLALAVVELEKYFRSHKVQSRKKLRQAALNGSQVEGQRKRKKRKEKGDSGPELSRVEVEEALVDLQLHTGVQVRILESWKELGDFASMFTKAVAEAPFKQEREKTGFSFYLESEWCRGVKVDRSGKGLSQVWKRQIQQFNRVSLEMASAIVAAYPSPLLLDQAYCRCLSEREQQNMLADIPVRRGNGVTATSRRIGPELSKRIYLQMTSHHPDLSLDVTG, from the exons ATGTCCTTGCAGTCGGATGAGGGCGACGTCGAGGAGCTGCCAAACTTCACTTTCCTAAAGCAACAGTCTCCTGCGGTAAaaagcagcagccgccgccgccgccgctggcAGCCTCCCTCAGAGGAGAGAGTTGTGGTGGTCTGCAGCTCTGACTCTGAGGagtcctctcctccttccccggAGTTGGAAAAGttccctggcagccaggattCTGACCGAGCCAGCTCTTGTAAGGATGTGATTGCAAGGCTAAGCAGCGagagtgaggaggaagaggagataaTCCCCTTGTCTGAAAGGCTAAGGGGGAAATTGGTGAACAACAAGTCCTCCAAAACTAGTATTTTGCTTTCTGAGGCCCAGCAACTGAGTAGCTGTGATGCAGTGTGTAAAGCTAGGGGTACTGTGCTCCATCAGAACTATGAACAAGAGGTTACTGACTGCAGAGAGCAGTTGCTGCCAAAGGCTTCTGACACCCAGACAAGAACACCTGTCTCATCCTGGGAAGTGTCAGATAGTGACCAAGATGATGCCATACAGGATTCCAAGAGGATACCTTTGCACCAGCCTCTAGTTTGTCTGTCAGACTCTCCAGCCCGGAGTAGCAGGTCTCTGGTGGCAGAGGCAAGTTCAGAAATGTCCCCTCCTCAGAAGAAGTCAAAACGCagccaggaggagagagagagggctcgTCAGGCTGTGTTGCAGAAGAGGAGAGAGCGGGAAGTGCAGAAGGGGCAGCGGGAGCAGGAGCGAGAGAGGAAAAAGGCACTTGCCAATATGCTGAAGGCCCAGCGACCAGAAGAGTGCCTGAAATACATAACAGTGGTGCTGGATCCAG TTCTCTTACAGGTAGAAGGTGGTGGGCAAGTCCTCAGTGCTTTGCAGTCCATGAACTGTGGCTGTGTGATTGAGAGTCAGGCTGTTCCCTGTAGCAtcacctggaggaggaggagggctagGTCATCTCAG CAGGTTGAAGAAGGCAGCTGGATAGAAGAACCCAATATCCTGGTTCTGCTTCGCCTGGAGGATTTTGTATCCATGATCTACAGCTAcaggcag GGTGACACAGAAGGACCGAAAGAGACTTTACGGAGCTTCGTAGCTTGTGTCATGGAGAGAGCTCCTAGGAAAACTCTAGCGCTGGCTGTAGTTGAACTAGAAAAATATTTCCG ATCTCACAAAGTTCAGTCCCGGAAGAAGCTGCGGCAGGCAGCACTGAATGGAAGCCAAGTAGAAGGACAAAGGAAACGGAAAAAACGGAAGGAAAAGGGGGATTCTGGCCCAGAGCTGTCCAGGGTGGAAGTGGAAGAA GCATTGGTGGATCTACAGCTTCACACAGGAGTCCAGGTTCGAATCCTTGAGAGTTGGAAGGAACTTGGAGACTTTGCCAGTATGTTCACCAAAGCTGTAGCTGAAGCACCATTCAA GCAAGAGCGAGAGAAGACCGGCTTTTCCTTCTACCTGGAGAGTGAGTGGTGTAGGGGAGTGAAGGTGGACCGCTCCGGGAAGGGACTCTCGCAGGTTTGGAAGAGGCAGATCCAACAGTTCAACCGGGTCAGTCTGGAGATGGCCAGCGCCATTGTAGCCGCATACCCTTCTCCTCTGCTTCTGGATCAG GCCTATTGTAGATGCCTTTCAGAGCGGGAGCAACAGAACATGCTCGCTGACATACCTGTGCGCCGTGGCAATGGTGTAACTGCCACATCGCGGCGGATTGGACCAGAACTCTCCAAACGGATTTACCTGCAGATGACCTCACACCATCCTGATCTCTCTTTGGATGTCACTGGCTAG
- the EME1 gene encoding crossover junction endonuclease EME1 isoform X4, with product MSLQSDEGDVEELPNFTFLKQQSPAVKSSSRRRRRWQPPSEERVVVVCSSDSEESSPPSPELEKFPGSQDSDRASSCKDVIARLSSESEEEEEIIPLSERLRGKLVNNKSSKTSILLSEAQQLSSCDAVCKARGTVLHQNYEQEVTDCREQLLPKASDTQTRTPVSSWEVSDSDQDDAIQDSKRIPLHQPLVCLSDSPARSSRSLVAEASSEMSPPQKKSKRSQEERERARQAVLQKRREREVQKGQREQERERKKALANMLKAQRPEECLKYITVVLDPVLLQVEGGGQVLSALQSMNCGCVIESQAVPCSITWRRRRARSSQVEEGSWIEEPNILVLLRLEDFVSMIYSYRQGDTEGPKETLRSFVACVMERAPRKTLALAVVELEKYFRSHKVQSRKKLRQAALNGSQVEGQRKRKKRKEKGDSGPELSRVEVEEALVDLQLHTGVQVRILESWKELGDFASMFTKAVAEAPFKQEREKTGFSFYLESEWCRGVKVDRSGKGLSQVWKRQIQQFNRVSLEMASAIVAAYPSPLLLDQAYCRCLSEREQQNMLADIPVRRGNGVTATSRRIGPELSKRIYLQMTSHHPDLSLDVTG from the exons ATGTCCTTGCAGTCGGATGAGGGCGACGTCGAGGAGCTGCCAAACTTCACTTTCCTAAAGCAACAGTCTCCTGCGGTAAaaagcagcagccgccgccgccgccgctggcAGCCTCCCTCAGAGGAGAGAGTTGTGGTGGTCTGCAGCTCTGACTCTGAGGagtcctctcctccttccccggAGTTGGAAAAGttccctggcagccaggattCTGACCGAGCCAGCTCTTGTAAGGATGTGATTGCAAGGCTAAGCAGCGagagtgaggaggaagaggagataaTCCCCTTGTCTGAAAGGCTAAGGGGGAAATTGGTGAACAACAAGTCCTCCAAAACTAGTATTTTGCTTTCTGAGGCCCAGCAACTGAGTAGCTGTGATGCAGTGTGTAAAGCTAGGGGTACTGTGCTCCATCAGAACTATGAACAAGAGGTTACTGACTGCAGAGAGCAGTTGCTGCCAAAGGCTTCTGACACCCAGACAAGAACACCTGTCTCATCCTGGGAAGTGTCAGATAGTGACCAAGATGATGCCATACAGGATTCCAAGAGGATACCTTTGCACCAGCCTCTAGTTTGTCTGTCAGACTCTCCAGCCCGGAGTAGCAGGTCTCTGGTGGCAGAGGCAAGTTCAGAAATGTCCCCTCCTCAGAAGAAGTCAAAACGCagccaggaggagagagagagggctcgTCAGGCTGTGTTGCAGAAGAGGAGAGAGCGGGAAGTGCAGAAGGGGCAGCGGGAGCAGGAGCGAGAGAGGAAAAAGGCACTTGCCAATATGCTGAAGGCCCAGCGACCAGAAGAGTGCCTGAAATACATAACAGTGGTGCTGGATCCAG TTCTCTTACAGGTAGAAGGTGGTGGGCAAGTCCTCAGTGCTTTGCAGTCCATGAACTGTGGCTGTGTGATTGAGAGTCAGGCTGTTCCCTGTAGCAtcacctggaggaggaggagggctagGTCATCTCAG GTTGAAGAAGGCAGCTGGATAGAAGAACCCAATATCCTGGTTCTGCTTCGCCTGGAGGATTTTGTATCCATGATCTACAGCTAcaggcag GGTGACACAGAAGGACCGAAAGAGACTTTACGGAGCTTCGTAGCTTGTGTCATGGAGAGAGCTCCTAGGAAAACTCTAGCGCTGGCTGTAGTTGAACTAGAAAAATATTTCCG ATCTCACAAAGTTCAGTCCCGGAAGAAGCTGCGGCAGGCAGCACTGAATGGAAGCCAAGTAGAAGGACAAAGGAAACGGAAAAAACGGAAGGAAAAGGGGGATTCTGGCCCAGAGCTGTCCAGGGTGGAAGTGGAAGAA GCATTGGTGGATCTACAGCTTCACACAGGAGTCCAGGTTCGAATCCTTGAGAGTTGGAAGGAACTTGGAGACTTTGCCAGTATGTTCACCAAAGCTGTAGCTGAAGCACCATTCAA GCAAGAGCGAGAGAAGACCGGCTTTTCCTTCTACCTGGAGAGTGAGTGGTGTAGGGGAGTGAAGGTGGACCGCTCCGGGAAGGGACTCTCGCAGGTTTGGAAGAGGCAGATCCAACAGTTCAACCGGGTCAGTCTGGAGATGGCCAGCGCCATTGTAGCCGCATACCCTTCTCCTCTGCTTCTGGATCAG GCCTATTGTAGATGCCTTTCAGAGCGGGAGCAACAGAACATGCTCGCTGACATACCTGTGCGCCGTGGCAATGGTGTAACTGCCACATCGCGGCGGATTGGACCAGAACTCTCCAAACGGATTTACCTGCAGATGACCTCACACCATCCTGATCTCTCTTTGGATGTCACTGGCTAG
- the EME1 gene encoding crossover junction endonuclease EME1 isoform X6: MSLQSDEGDVEELPNFTFLKQQSPAVKSSSRRRRRWQPPSEERVVVVCSSDSEESSPPSPELEKFPGSQDSDRASSCKDVIARLSSESEEEEEIIPLSERLRGKLVNNKSSKTSILLSEAQQLSSCDAVCKARGTVLHQNYEQEVTDCREQLLPKASDTQTRTPVSSWEVSDSDQDDAIQDSKRIPLHQPLVCLSDSPARSSRSLVAEASSEMSPPQKKSKRSQEERERARQAVLQKRREREVQKGQREQERERKKALANMLKAQRPEECLKYITVVLDPVLLQVEGGGQVLSALQSMNCGCVIESQAVPCSITWRRRRARSSQVEEGSWIEEPNILVLLRLEDFVSMIYSYRQEVQGDTEGPKETLRSFVACVMERAPRKTLALAVVELEKYFRSHKVQSRKKLRQAALNGSQVEGQRKRKKRKEKGDSGPELSRVEVEEALVDLQLHTGVQVRILESWKELGDFASMFTKAVAEAPFKQEREKTGFSFYLESEWCRGVKVDRSGKGLSQVWKRQIQQFNRVSLEMASAIVAAYPSPLLLDQLFMAQSLTVHIVCMY; encoded by the exons ATGTCCTTGCAGTCGGATGAGGGCGACGTCGAGGAGCTGCCAAACTTCACTTTCCTAAAGCAACAGTCTCCTGCGGTAAaaagcagcagccgccgccgccgccgctggcAGCCTCCCTCAGAGGAGAGAGTTGTGGTGGTCTGCAGCTCTGACTCTGAGGagtcctctcctccttccccggAGTTGGAAAAGttccctggcagccaggattCTGACCGAGCCAGCTCTTGTAAGGATGTGATTGCAAGGCTAAGCAGCGagagtgaggaggaagaggagataaTCCCCTTGTCTGAAAGGCTAAGGGGGAAATTGGTGAACAACAAGTCCTCCAAAACTAGTATTTTGCTTTCTGAGGCCCAGCAACTGAGTAGCTGTGATGCAGTGTGTAAAGCTAGGGGTACTGTGCTCCATCAGAACTATGAACAAGAGGTTACTGACTGCAGAGAGCAGTTGCTGCCAAAGGCTTCTGACACCCAGACAAGAACACCTGTCTCATCCTGGGAAGTGTCAGATAGTGACCAAGATGATGCCATACAGGATTCCAAGAGGATACCTTTGCACCAGCCTCTAGTTTGTCTGTCAGACTCTCCAGCCCGGAGTAGCAGGTCTCTGGTGGCAGAGGCAAGTTCAGAAATGTCCCCTCCTCAGAAGAAGTCAAAACGCagccaggaggagagagagagggctcgTCAGGCTGTGTTGCAGAAGAGGAGAGAGCGGGAAGTGCAGAAGGGGCAGCGGGAGCAGGAGCGAGAGAGGAAAAAGGCACTTGCCAATATGCTGAAGGCCCAGCGACCAGAAGAGTGCCTGAAATACATAACAGTGGTGCTGGATCCAG TTCTCTTACAGGTAGAAGGTGGTGGGCAAGTCCTCAGTGCTTTGCAGTCCATGAACTGTGGCTGTGTGATTGAGAGTCAGGCTGTTCCCTGTAGCAtcacctggaggaggaggagggctagGTCATCTCAG GTTGAAGAAGGCAGCTGGATAGAAGAACCCAATATCCTGGTTCTGCTTCGCCTGGAGGATTTTGTATCCATGATCTACAGCTAcaggcag GAAGTCCAGGGTGACACAGAAGGACCGAAAGAGACTTTACGGAGCTTCGTAGCTTGTGTCATGGAGAGAGCTCCTAGGAAAACTCTAGCGCTGGCTGTAGTTGAACTAGAAAAATATTTCCG ATCTCACAAAGTTCAGTCCCGGAAGAAGCTGCGGCAGGCAGCACTGAATGGAAGCCAAGTAGAAGGACAAAGGAAACGGAAAAAACGGAAGGAAAAGGGGGATTCTGGCCCAGAGCTGTCCAGGGTGGAAGTGGAAGAA GCATTGGTGGATCTACAGCTTCACACAGGAGTCCAGGTTCGAATCCTTGAGAGTTGGAAGGAACTTGGAGACTTTGCCAGTATGTTCACCAAAGCTGTAGCTGAAGCACCATTCAA GCAAGAGCGAGAGAAGACCGGCTTTTCCTTCTACCTGGAGAGTGAGTGGTGTAGGGGAGTGAAGGTGGACCGCTCCGGGAAGGGACTCTCGCAGGTTTGGAAGAGGCAGATCCAACAGTTCAACCGGGTCAGTCTGGAGATGGCCAGCGCCATTGTAGCCGCATACCCTTCTCCTCTGCTTCTGGATCAG TTGTTCATGGCACAGTCCTTAACAGTGCACATAGTCTGTATGTATTGA
- the EME1 gene encoding crossover junction endonuclease EME1 isoform X5 encodes MSLQSDEGDVEELPNFTFLKQQSPAVKSSSRRRRRWQPPSEERVVVVCSSDSEESSPPSPELEKFPGSQDSDRASSCKDVIARLSSESEEEEEIIPLSERLRGKLVNNKSSKTSILLSEAQQLSSCDAVCKARGTVLHQNYEQEVTDCREQLLPKASDTQTRTPVSSWEVSDSDQDDAIQDSKRIPLHQPLVCLSDSPARSSRSLVAEASSEMSPPQKKSKRSQEERERARQAVLQKRREREVQKGQREQERERKKALANMLKAQRPEECLKYITVVLDPVLLQVEGGGQVLSALQSMNCGCVIESQAVPCSITWRRRRARSSQQVEEGSWIEEPNILVLLRLEDFVSMIYSYRQEVQGDTEGPKETLRSFVACVMERAPRKTLALAVVELEKYFRSHKVQSRKKLRQAALNGSQVEGQRKRKKRKEKGDSGPELSRVEVEEALVDLQLHTGVQVRILESWKELGDFASMFTKAVAEAPFKQEREKTGFSFYLESEWCRGVKVDRSGKGLSQVWKRQIQQFNRVSLEMASAIVAAYPSPLLLDQLFMAQSLTVHIVCMY; translated from the exons ATGTCCTTGCAGTCGGATGAGGGCGACGTCGAGGAGCTGCCAAACTTCACTTTCCTAAAGCAACAGTCTCCTGCGGTAAaaagcagcagccgccgccgccgccgctggcAGCCTCCCTCAGAGGAGAGAGTTGTGGTGGTCTGCAGCTCTGACTCTGAGGagtcctctcctccttccccggAGTTGGAAAAGttccctggcagccaggattCTGACCGAGCCAGCTCTTGTAAGGATGTGATTGCAAGGCTAAGCAGCGagagtgaggaggaagaggagataaTCCCCTTGTCTGAAAGGCTAAGGGGGAAATTGGTGAACAACAAGTCCTCCAAAACTAGTATTTTGCTTTCTGAGGCCCAGCAACTGAGTAGCTGTGATGCAGTGTGTAAAGCTAGGGGTACTGTGCTCCATCAGAACTATGAACAAGAGGTTACTGACTGCAGAGAGCAGTTGCTGCCAAAGGCTTCTGACACCCAGACAAGAACACCTGTCTCATCCTGGGAAGTGTCAGATAGTGACCAAGATGATGCCATACAGGATTCCAAGAGGATACCTTTGCACCAGCCTCTAGTTTGTCTGTCAGACTCTCCAGCCCGGAGTAGCAGGTCTCTGGTGGCAGAGGCAAGTTCAGAAATGTCCCCTCCTCAGAAGAAGTCAAAACGCagccaggaggagagagagagggctcgTCAGGCTGTGTTGCAGAAGAGGAGAGAGCGGGAAGTGCAGAAGGGGCAGCGGGAGCAGGAGCGAGAGAGGAAAAAGGCACTTGCCAATATGCTGAAGGCCCAGCGACCAGAAGAGTGCCTGAAATACATAACAGTGGTGCTGGATCCAG TTCTCTTACAGGTAGAAGGTGGTGGGCAAGTCCTCAGTGCTTTGCAGTCCATGAACTGTGGCTGTGTGATTGAGAGTCAGGCTGTTCCCTGTAGCAtcacctggaggaggaggagggctagGTCATCTCAG CAGGTTGAAGAAGGCAGCTGGATAGAAGAACCCAATATCCTGGTTCTGCTTCGCCTGGAGGATTTTGTATCCATGATCTACAGCTAcaggcag GAAGTCCAGGGTGACACAGAAGGACCGAAAGAGACTTTACGGAGCTTCGTAGCTTGTGTCATGGAGAGAGCTCCTAGGAAAACTCTAGCGCTGGCTGTAGTTGAACTAGAAAAATATTTCCG ATCTCACAAAGTTCAGTCCCGGAAGAAGCTGCGGCAGGCAGCACTGAATGGAAGCCAAGTAGAAGGACAAAGGAAACGGAAAAAACGGAAGGAAAAGGGGGATTCTGGCCCAGAGCTGTCCAGGGTGGAAGTGGAAGAA GCATTGGTGGATCTACAGCTTCACACAGGAGTCCAGGTTCGAATCCTTGAGAGTTGGAAGGAACTTGGAGACTTTGCCAGTATGTTCACCAAAGCTGTAGCTGAAGCACCATTCAA GCAAGAGCGAGAGAAGACCGGCTTTTCCTTCTACCTGGAGAGTGAGTGGTGTAGGGGAGTGAAGGTGGACCGCTCCGGGAAGGGACTCTCGCAGGTTTGGAAGAGGCAGATCCAACAGTTCAACCGGGTCAGTCTGGAGATGGCCAGCGCCATTGTAGCCGCATACCCTTCTCCTCTGCTTCTGGATCAG TTGTTCATGGCACAGTCCTTAACAGTGCACATAGTCTGTATGTATTGA